From Pleurocapsa sp. PCC 7319:
TAAATTTAGGATACAGCGATCGCATTTGTTCCAATTATGGTGATAAGCCTGACGGCATGGCTTCGCTACGCAACTCAATGACATCCTTTGTTTTGCTAACATTAGGTTTCTCCGCTATTCAAAATTCACCAACAGTCACAGCAGGTCTCGTTGTTTTAGGGTGGGGTAATCTGTGACAAATTCTGTTTCAGGAGATGGATCTAAAACGTTTTCTCATCTCACGTCTCAACATTCATCGCCAAAAATGCTTTCTCTGGAAGGAGTCATTAGCACTCTCTCCGTCGAAACACGACTCACTTTCTTAAAACTTTTACCAGAAAAAGACACTCTGTACGTGATTCAAAATGATATCTAGAATCACGTTCGGATTTATATTTTTTGTTCTTATTTAACTGCTTCTTTTAAACTAAACAAAAAACGTGAGGAACTTGTGTGCAAACTTAAATGTTACAAAGGTTGATTATGAACAGTATCAGCGATTCAATTGCTAATTAACGACTTTGATGTGGATAAAATTGAGATTAGACTAAGATTTAAATCTAAAAAGTTAAAAAATAAGCACAATCTTCGGGATAAGCGGTCATCAACACTTAGATTAGAAGAATACTGAGCGACAGACTTAGGAGATAGAAATGCAAAACTTAGGCAACTCAACAGTTCCTTCTTTACTATCTGATGCGAGTAAAAGATTAGAACAGGCTTTAAAACACGTAACTATTTCTGAAGACGCGATCGCTCGTCTACAGCATCCGAAAACAAGTCTTAGTGTATCTATTCCCGTACGGATGGATGATGGTAGATTAAAAGTATTTTCTGGCTATCGTGTTCGTTATGACGATACTAGAGGTGCGGGTAAAGGGGGAGTTCGTTATCATCCTAATGTCAGTTTAGATGAGGTACAGTCATTAGCTTTTTGGATGACTTTTAAATGTGCCTTATTAGATTTACCCTTCGGTGGTGCCAAGGGAGGCATTACCGTTAATCCTAAAGAATTATCCAAGGCGGAGTTAGAACGACTAAGTCGCGGTTACATAGACGCGATCGCCGATGCTATAGGTGTTGATACAGATATTCTGGCTCCTGATGTCTACACTAATGCAACTATAATGGGTTGGATGATGGATCAATATAGCACTATTCAGCGTCAACTATGTCGGGGCGTGGTAACAGGAAAACCTCTCTCTTTAGGGGGTAGTAATGGTAGAGATACAGCTACGGCAATGGGGGCATTTATCGTCATTCAAACTATGTTACCCAAATTTCAGTTAAATCCCCAAGAAACTACCGTTGCCATTCAAGGTTTTGGTAATGCAGGTTCAGCGTTAGCCGGTTTTCTGGCTGAGGCAGGATACAAAATAGTTGCTGTCAGTGATTCCAAAGGCGGAATTTATGCACCTCAGGGTCTAGATATTGCTAGCGTAAGAGAACATAAAAACCAGAGTCGAGAAATGAAAGCAGTATATTGCCAAGGCAGTGTATGCAGCATCGTGGAACATCAAGTTATTTCTAATCAAGAATTGCTCGCTTTAGATGTGGATGTCTTAATCCCGGCAGCATTAGAAAATCAAATCACAGCAAATAATGCAGACGATATCAAAGCTAAATATATCTTTGAAGTAGCCAATGGTCCAATTAGCTCTGATGCGGATAAAATTCTCGGAAAAAAGGGAATATATGTATTTCCTGATATTTTGGTTAACGCGGGGGGAGTTACGGTTAGTTATTTTGAATGGGTACAAAACCGTAGCGGTTGGTATTGGACTTTAGAAGAAGTTAATCAACGCCTCAAAGCAAAGATGGAGGCGGAAGCGGAAAATACTTGGACTATTGCCAAGGATTTAATAATCGATGCTCGAACTGCGGCTTATGTGAATGCTCTTAACCGCTTGGGAACAGCCTTAGATGCCAAGGGAACAAGAAACTATTTTGTTAAAACTGATAAGTAGTTAAGTCAGAAATAAGCTACTAATCTTCACCTAATTTATCTGTTCTCGATGACGGAGATACCTCACGTTCAAGAAACTAGAAGAAGATTTGATGATTTATCTTCTATTAGAATATTATGCAATTTTAATATATGCCAGCTTCACTTCATTAAGGTGTGACAATACTGCCAAATACAAATATTAAGGCAAAAGAATTTAATAATGTTAAGACAAAAAATAAGCTAAATAAATAAAAATTAATCGTACCAAATCTGGGGATTCGCTTGATCCACTCTTCAGTTTTACCGTTTCTAACTGCCTCTTGCATTCTCACAGTAGTATTTAACCCGTCAATACGCAACATAGATTCAAATTTAGCTTTTTGAAGAATAATTCTTCGACGATATTCAATACCTTTGAGTAAAGTTTGTAATCCTATAAATGAAGTTAATATACCCAAAAAAAATAAATAAGAAACAAAATATTGAATAACCTTAAACTCAACTACTCCTAATAAAAAACAAGCAAAAAAAATAATCGTTAAATTTACTATGATGAAGAATTTGTTACGATTCCAATTCAGATTAACCTGAAAATGATATTCATTTACAATGAGTTCATATAGTTTTTCTTGCTGCATAGTTCCCGTATTCATTAATCAATAACAGTAATCAGAAACATTTTTGTATAATCTATTTACTGCTTAAAGATTATTTTAACCGCTTATATTATTCTTGATTAATTTGTTTGATCTTCCAGAGTTCGCTAATCAAGTTAACGAAGGGATAAAGGACAAAGGATAAAGAAATAGCCTTTGGAAACCAGGCTTTTACTTCTTGTTACGACAGCATACGGCTAACTATGTACTTTGGCGCTCATGGGACTCATGGGACTAAGATATTCTTTTGCCGCATATATTTATAATTCACCCCTTAATGGCTAAAGCCCTGGCAAAAATCTATAGCCCAATCCTGTAAATCTCATTGGGTGGGTTGAAACGTAGAAAATTTTTGGGAACGCATAACCCGCTCAATCAAAGGTTTGACTTAAACTAAATCGCTTTTTCCAGAAAATTTCAACTCTATTTAATTTACATTGAAACAATTAATAATTTAAATTTGGCTTTTCTGATGAACAACATAAAATCGAACCTTCACAAAGCTACTTTTGGAGCGGGGTGTTTTTGGAAAACAGAAAATGAGTTCCTTCAAGTAACAGGAGTAATCAAAACCTCTGTGGGATATATGGGGGGAGATTTTCCTAATCCTTCTTATTTAGATGTAGTAGCACGCATTACGGGACATGCTGAAGTTGCTCAAATTGAATACGATCCAGAAGTAGTTAGCTATGAAGAATTACTAAATATATTCTGGCGAATTCATGACCCTACAAGTCTTAATCGTCAGGGTGCAGATCGGGGAGAGCAATATCGCTCAGTAATTTTTTATCACACCGCCGAACAGGAACAAATTGCTCGTAAATCTAAATTGCAGCTACAGCGAGCAGGTAAATATGACCAAGATATTGTCACACAAATCAAACCTGCTAGTGATTATTATTTAGCTACAGAAGAACATCAGCAATATTTAGCTAGAAAAAATAGTTCAGTTAAAAAATAAACAGAAGGATACCAATACTATCCTCATTAATATTTGACATTTAAGCAAACACTTAATTATTATAAATTTAGTTAAGCAAATACTTAACTATTGTGTTTATATGAGTAGAACTGCTAGTAGTGCTGATGTATTTGCAGCGATCGCCGATCCGACTCGACGGGCAATCCTAGATCTTTTACGTCAGGGAGAACAACCAGTTAAGCAAATTGCCCAACCATTTGCCATGTCTCTTCCTGCTATTTCTCAACATCTAAGTGTGTTGTGTGAAGTAGGACTTATTACCCAAAGAAGAGAAGGAAGGCAGAGATTTTATCGCTTAAATCCAGAACCTTTAAGACAGGTATCTGATTGGGTAAATCATTACCAACAATTCTGGCAAGAAAAACTAGATGTCCTGTGTGACTATTTGGAGGATAATCCATGACAGATCGAGTAAAGCTAAGTGTTTTTTATCCCTATCCACCAGAAAAAGTTTGGCAAGCTCTAACTGACTGTCGTGCTTTGAATATCTGGATGATGAACAATGACTTTGAACCGCGCTTAGGGCATAAATTCAAGTTTGAAAGCAATTCTTTACCAGGCATAACAACCATTATTCACTGTGAAGTGGTGGAATTAAATGAGCCGAAACGTCTTGTCTATACTTGGCAAGATGAGGTGAAGAGCGAACCGTCACTGGTAATTTGGATATTAACTCCAGTTGAAGGAGGAACGCAACTGCAATTAAGGCATCAGCCCACTGGGTATGCGACAACAGTTGTTTCTGGTAAAAGTTTCAATTTTGGACGGATTGGGACTCGCGCCGACCTATTATTCTACGAGCAACCAGTTCCCAACTTCAATAAGCAGATGCCAGATCTGAGTTGGCCTCAATTAGCGACAAAAGATGAACTAAATTCTTTAGTTAGTTATAGAGACTCTAAAGAAGAATGGGATTATCGTCTCAATTACAAGTTACCACAAGCATTACAGCATGACTGCTAATCGGTCATTAATACTCAAAATAAAGCTATGAATCAAGCAAGTCAGTATCTTTTGGCATTAGCAAAACGAAATATACAAGCCTATATTGCCAATCCAGAAGCGAAAGCAGCAATGGTTACAGGCTCTACTGCTACAGGACAAGCAGATATTTATTCCGATGTAGAGATGTTTATTTACTATGATGAGTTACCTAATCTTGACAAGCTACAATCTGCCCGTCAGCAAAATCAAGGTTCAGAACCTATCCGCATTTTGAATGGATACAACGAGGGATTCTTTGGAGAGTTTTATTTTATCGATGGGGTACAATTTCAGATCGGTAATGTAACTATAGCCTTTTGGGAACAGGACATAGCAACGATACTAGAAAAACTTAAAGTAACTTCGACCCTACAAAAAGCTCTTTCGGGAATGCTTGACTGTATTCCTCTATACGGCGAGATGTTAATTCAAGAATGGAAAAGACAGATTGCTAACTATCCAGATGCTCTAGCACGAGCGATGGTAGACAAACATTTAGATTTTTTCCCAATCTGGGCTTTACAAGAACACTTGGCGACAAGAGATACCACACTTTTCCAGCATCAAATACGTTTACAAGTAGGACAAAATATCCTTGGTGTTCTGGCGGGATTAAATCGTTTGTATTACTCAACTTTTCAGTTCAAACGCATGAAACAGTTCATCGAACAGATGAATATTGCTCCCGAAAACTTATATATGCGTCTGGAAAGTCTCTATCATCAAGAACCTCTATCTGTTGCTGACCAACTAAAAGAACTAGTAGCCGAAACTGTAGAGTTGGTTGAATTGTATATGCCAGACATAGATACATCCCAAGTTAGGAAATCGCTCGCTCGTCAAGGGTACATCTGGAAACCAGTAAGCGAGGAAAATAAATAAAAATGTCCAAACAAAAATTTGTTGATACTAATATTCAATCCTGGCAGTACTTAGAGCAATTTCCAGGTACACAAATTCTACCCTTGGCTGAACCAGTACCAGAGGGTTCAATTCATCAGTTGCGGATGAAAAAAGATACTGTTATTCCAGTTCACTATCATCCTTGCGATGAATATGTATACGTTATTGAGGGGATTATTGAGACAGGTGGAAAAGAATGCAAAGCAGGAACTTTTTGGTTTACTCCTGCTAACACTAAAAACGGTTCTCACAAAGCTATTACCGATGTAGAACTTATAACAATTCGCCTTGGTGCAATGGGAGTATTTGAAGGGGAAAGAAAATCTTAGTCATTGGCGATGAAATAGAAAAAATAATGCTACATACAAAAAAGGAGAAAAATGAATGTGGAAATAGATGAGCGGAATTCTCAAGATAGAAATATCAGAAACAGTAGTAGTTTATGGTGATAATTATGAGTTCAAATCAACAATTTCTGCAAAATTTATACGATGCTTTTAATAACCGTGAAATTGAAACAATTATCTCGTTTATGCGCCCGGATGTGAAATGGGCGAACGGAGTGGAAGGCGGTTTTGTTTACGGACGCGACGCAGTGCGCGAATACTGGACTAATCAATTCAAGAATAATGAACTACAGCTATCCGCTTCGCTGAGATAGCTGTTTCCGTCGTTTCAATGCCCCAAGTTGTCTCATGTTTCCACACGAGATAGAGCTTGGCGACTCGGCGACTGTAGAGGCAAGTTCCTTACCCCTGGCGTAATTAAGCATAATCTGGGCTGCTGCTACATCTCTGTCTAATGGCTGTTGGATACCACAATCGCAAACGTGAAATCTTTCGCTTAAATCTTTTTTGCGTTTAATTCCACAACCAGGACAAGTTTGAGATGGAGCAACTTTACGAGTTGGTATCTCAACATAAATACCTCCTGCCTCGGTTACTTTGTACTTAATTAAGTCTTTTAAATTACC
This genomic window contains:
- a CDS encoding nuclear transport factor 2 family protein — protein: MSSNQQFLQNLYDAFNNREIETIISFMRPDVKWANGVEGGFVYGRDAVREYWTNQFKNNELQLSASLR
- a CDS encoding Glu/Leu/Phe/Val dehydrogenase: MQNLGNSTVPSLLSDASKRLEQALKHVTISEDAIARLQHPKTSLSVSIPVRMDDGRLKVFSGYRVRYDDTRGAGKGGVRYHPNVSLDEVQSLAFWMTFKCALLDLPFGGAKGGITVNPKELSKAELERLSRGYIDAIADAIGVDTDILAPDVYTNATIMGWMMDQYSTIQRQLCRGVVTGKPLSLGGSNGRDTATAMGAFIVIQTMLPKFQLNPQETTVAIQGFGNAGSALAGFLAEAGYKIVAVSDSKGGIYAPQGLDIASVREHKNQSREMKAVYCQGSVCSIVEHQVISNQELLALDVDVLIPAALENQITANNADDIKAKYIFEVANGPISSDADKILGKKGIYVFPDILVNAGGVTVSYFEWVQNRSGWYWTLEEVNQRLKAKMEAEAENTWTIAKDLIIDARTAAYVNALNRLGTALDAKGTRNYFVKTDK
- a CDS encoding SRPBCC domain-containing protein, with the translated sequence MTDRVKLSVFYPYPPEKVWQALTDCRALNIWMMNNDFEPRLGHKFKFESNSLPGITTIIHCEVVELNEPKRLVYTWQDEVKSEPSLVIWILTPVEGGTQLQLRHQPTGYATTVVSGKSFNFGRIGTRADLLFYEQPVPNFNKQMPDLSWPQLATKDELNSLVSYRDSKEEWDYRLNYKLPQALQHDC
- the msrA gene encoding peptide-methionine (S)-S-oxide reductase MsrA: MNNIKSNLHKATFGAGCFWKTENEFLQVTGVIKTSVGYMGGDFPNPSYLDVVARITGHAEVAQIEYDPEVVSYEELLNIFWRIHDPTSLNRQGADRGEQYRSVIFYHTAEQEQIARKSKLQLQRAGKYDQDIVTQIKPASDYYLATEEHQQYLARKNSSVKK
- a CDS encoding cupin domain-containing protein, translated to MSKQKFVDTNIQSWQYLEQFPGTQILPLAEPVPEGSIHQLRMKKDTVIPVHYHPCDEYVYVIEGIIETGGKECKAGTFWFTPANTKNGSHKAITDVELITIRLGAMGVFEGERKS
- a CDS encoding helix-turn-helix transcriptional regulator, coding for MSRTASSADVFAAIADPTRRAILDLLRQGEQPVKQIAQPFAMSLPAISQHLSVLCEVGLITQRREGRQRFYRLNPEPLRQVSDWVNHYQQFWQEKLDVLCDYLEDNP